The following coding sequences are from one Reyranella humidisoli window:
- the rplJ gene encoding 50S ribosomal protein L10 translates to MNRSEKAEAIVELNQIFKDANLMVITRQSGLTVQEVTDLRRKIRAAGASYKVTKNRLTLRALEGTPFTALGPMFTGPTAIAYSKDPVAAAKVVAAYAKDNEKLTIVGGSLDGETLDVAGVQALATLPSLDALRGKIIGLLQAPATKVAGVLVAPAGQLARVFGAYGATEDGAKAA, encoded by the coding sequence GTGAATCGTTCGGAAAAGGCCGAAGCGATCGTCGAGCTGAACCAGATCTTCAAGGACGCCAACCTGATGGTGATCACTCGCCAGTCCGGTCTGACCGTCCAGGAAGTGACGGACCTGCGTCGCAAGATCAGGGCAGCCGGCGCTAGCTACAAGGTCACGAAGAATCGGCTCACGCTGCGTGCCCTCGAGGGCACGCCCTTCACGGCGCTCGGTCCCATGTTCACGGGTCCGACTGCCATCGCCTATTCCAAGGATCCGGTCGCAGCGGCGAAAGTCGTCGCGGCCTATGCCAAGGACAACGAAAAGCTGACCATCGTCGGCGGTTCTCTGGATGGTGAGACATTGGACGTCGCTGGCGTCCAGGCCCTCGCCACCCTGCCGTCCCTCGATGCTCTGCGCGGGAAGATCATCGGCCTCCTGCAGGCTCCGGCGACCAAGGTCGCCGGCGTGCTCGTGGCACCGGCTGGTCAGCTCGCTCGTGTGTTCGGGGCTTATGGAGCCACGGAAGACGGCGCGAAGGCGGCGTAA
- the rplL gene encoding 50S ribosomal protein L7/L12 — MANLEKLVEELSALTVLEAAQLSKLLEEKWGVSAAAPVAVAAAGGAAAAPVEVKDEFSVVLAAAGDKKINVIKVVREITGLGLKEAKDLVEAAPKPIKEGVPKADAEKLKAKLEAEGAKVELK, encoded by the coding sequence ATGGCTAATCTCGAAAAGCTGGTCGAAGAGTTGTCGGCCCTGACGGTCCTCGAGGCCGCTCAGCTCAGCAAGCTGCTGGAAGAGAAGTGGGGCGTCAGCGCCGCCGCTCCGGTCGCCGTCGCCGCCGCTGGTGGCGCTGCTGCCGCTCCGGTTGAGGTGAAGGACGAGTTCAGCGTCGTTCTCGCCGCCGCCGGCGACAAGAAGATCAACGTGATCAAGGTGGTCCGCGAGATCACCGGCCTGGGCCTCAAGGAAGCCAAGGATCTGGTCGAGGCTGCGCCGAAGCCGATCAAGGAAGGCGTGCCGAAGGCCGATGCCGAGAAGCTCAAGGCCAAGCTCGAGGCCGAAGGCGCCAAGGTCGAACTCAAGTAA